In bacterium, one genomic interval encodes:
- a CDS encoding cellulase family glycosylhydrolase, translated as MNTLRTLSLLLILVSTTQAQITSFLSVAGRDVVNDQNEVVKLRGINMDGYFWAWDWDQNLHNDYADASDIRFLDSLGANAIRLCLNYNYFATNDGFDYIDRYLTWCDTVGIYVLLDMHVVPQGNGIFTNPAAQQQLIDIWQGIAERYAAREVVLGYDLMNEPWPGDSALWYTYANRLIDSIRVIDPGHIIMVENTLDGELFEVINEPNILYSYHDYSPFAVTHAAADWVGDTPMPADYGYPGDVLSGTEWLTYSEDQPYWTTSRATWQPWDSGNLIVPAGADFAYAKPNVYGNVGDVYYDDMTASRNGVAHAVYNGGAEQESSSQSGQPAVWSFYTSGSHSGAWSTLAHSGSRSLRISGTQDGWGVWGQGGWVLTTPFLRVSGGDTLRVTGYMRAPGINGGGASLGFDYMSGIFEHYDRQHLRDDIERYVSWSAAHTLPIWCGEFGCMSAAPDSSQENLVRDKIAVMNEAGLGWAMWSYRAPQPPSFTLFYDDSVDVPLTRVIADGFAGATWPNAIQDLTIAHEGADVLLAWSALPGAASYTIYASPVYSLDLNAYTIIGNSVTSGFRHVNGLGPAMQFYLVTAHYE; from the coding sequence GATCAAAACCTGCACAACGACTACGCCGACGCCTCCGACATTCGCTTTCTCGACTCGCTTGGCGCAAATGCCATCCGCCTGTGTCTGAACTACAATTATTTCGCGACGAATGACGGTTTTGACTACATTGACCGTTATCTCACGTGGTGCGACACAGTGGGAATCTACGTACTGCTCGACATGCACGTGGTGCCGCAGGGCAACGGTATCTTCACCAATCCCGCCGCGCAGCAGCAGTTGATTGACATCTGGCAGGGGATCGCCGAACGCTATGCGGCGCGCGAGGTCGTGCTGGGTTACGATCTGATGAATGAACCGTGGCCCGGTGATTCCGCCCTGTGGTACACCTATGCCAATCGGTTGATTGACAGCATTCGCGTGATAGATCCGGGGCATATCATCATGGTCGAAAACACGCTCGACGGCGAATTGTTCGAGGTGATCAACGAGCCGAATATTCTCTATTCATACCACGACTACTCGCCATTTGCCGTGACGCACGCCGCTGCCGATTGGGTAGGCGACACACCCATGCCGGCGGACTACGGCTATCCCGGCGATGTTTTGTCAGGCACGGAATGGCTGACCTATTCTGAGGATCAACCCTACTGGACGACCTCGCGCGCGACGTGGCAGCCGTGGGACAGCGGCAATCTGATTGTGCCCGCCGGCGCGGACTTCGCCTACGCCAAGCCGAATGTGTACGGCAATGTCGGTGACGTGTATTACGACGACATGACCGCGTCCAGGAACGGAGTGGCACACGCCGTATACAACGGCGGTGCGGAACAGGAATCGTCATCGCAGTCGGGTCAGCCGGCCGTCTGGTCGTTTTATACGAGCGGTTCGCACAGCGGAGCATGGTCCACGCTTGCACACAGCGGCTCGCGCAGTTTGCGCATCAGCGGCACTCAGGACGGCTGGGGCGTATGGGGACAGGGCGGCTGGGTGTTGACGACGCCGTTCCTGCGCGTGTCGGGTGGCGACACGCTGCGTGTGACAGGTTACATGCGCGCTCCGGGCATCAACGGCGGCGGCGCAAGTTTGGGATTCGATTATATGAGCGGCATCTTTGAGCACTACGATCGTCAGCATCTGCGTGACGACATCGAGCGCTATGTCAGTTGGTCGGCTGCGCACACTCTTCCGATCTGGTGCGGCGAATTCGGCTGTATGTCGGCGGCGCCGGATAGTTCGCAAGAGAACTTGGTACGCGACAAGATTGCGGTGATGAACGAAGCTGGGCTCGGCTGGGCGATGTGGAGCTACCGGGCGCCGCAACCGCCTTCGTTCACGTTGTTTTATGACGACTCGGTGGATGTGCCGCTCACGCGCGTCATTGCCGATGGATTTGCGGGCGCGACGTGGCCCAACGCGATTCAAGATTTGACCATTGCGCATGAAGGCGCGGATGTTCTGCTCGCGTGGAGCGCGCTGCCCGGCGCGGCATCCTATACGATCTACGCCTCACCGGTGTATTCCCTCGATTTGAATGCCTATACGATTATCGGCAACAGTGTCACCAGCGGTTTTCGTCATGTCAATGGACTGGGCCCGGCGATGCAATTCTATTTGGTGACGGCACACTACGAATAG